The Chryseolinea soli nucleotide sequence TGGAGGGGAAGCCGTCGAGGATCTTCTTGATATCCTCGTGTACCAGGGTATGTGTTTTAATGTCGTGGCTGAATTTGTTGTACTGCTGTTGGTTGGGCAGCTCGCCAAAGATGAGCAAATGAGCTACCTCCAGGAAGTTGGATTTTTCGGCCAGCTCTTCGATGGAATATCCACGGTAGCGCAGTATCCCCTTGTCGCCGTCCAGGAAGGTGATGGCGCTCTTGGTGGCGCCTGTATTTTTGTAGCCCAGGTCCAGGGTGATAGTCCCCGTTTTCTCTAGCAGGTCGCTAATATCAATACCAACCTCGTTCTCCGTTCCCTCTACAAGGGGCAGCACATATGACTTTCCGTCAATGATCAATTCAGCAGTTTTAGACATGTTCTAATGGATTTTTAACACAAGTTTTAAATATACAGGGTTCGGTCATGTTTGGGAAAAGAATGCATTAAAAAATATCGATTTATCAATTATTGCCCAGGATCAAGGGCATCCCGTCGCCACCGGAACCGATGACGATCACCTTGGCGTTGGGCGATTTCGACAACTCCAAGGTGGCCTCGATGCCTCTCATTTTTAAGAGATTGTTTGTCAAGCTATTGTTAATGATGTTGTTGGCTCGCGATTCGCCCTCGGCCGCGATGCGTTTCCGTTCGGCCTCGCTTTTTTCTTTGTCGAGGCGGAACTGATAGGCCAGCGCTTCTTGTTCCTGCTGGAGTTTATTTTCGATGGCGCCCTTGATCTGCTCGGGCAGTAAGATGGAGCGGATCAGTACAGCCGGTGCATTCACAAAATTGAGCTGCAGGATCTTTTCCGTCTCCGTGCGGATGGCGGTCTCCACCTCGGCTCTTTTGGTGGAGTAAATCTCTTCGGCCGTGTAGCGGCCCATAACCTGGCGAACGGTGGAGCGCACCTCCGGAATGACCAATACATTCACATAGTTTTTGGTGAATTTCTCCTGGATAAAGCCTATTTTATCCGGCATAGGATTGTAGCGCACCGTGACGTCCACGTGGATAGACAAACCGCTCTTGTCCAGCACATCCATGTTCTCATCGGATGACATTTCGTTAACACTGTATACATACAGATCATTCCAGGGCGCCTTCGTGTGGAAACCCTGCTCGATCACATTGTCTTTGTCAAGACCTTTGCCGAACTTATAGAAGACGATGGCCCGTTCGGAGGGGCCGATCGTATAAAATATACTGGAGGAAATGCTCATCAGCACGATCAGTAAGATGACACCGATGACGATGTAAACGACGTTTTTTCGATTATTCATGGGGATAAAGGTTAAGGTTGGAGTCCTGTGGTTGGGGGGTATGGCAGTACTCAAAACTACGAATAAATTGTGCCATGACAGCATACAACGCCATCGCTAATTATTTTGACCGGATCGGAAAGAATGTAAAAGGAATGCATTAAATTAACTAGTTAACTTTGGTTATTTAGAAGACATGGTGAGGTTTTTTTTCATCCTGCTGATTTGCTTTTTATGCCAGGCCACCACGCTTCGTTCCCAGCCCGCCTTGGACAGCCTCAAACGAGCGTTGAAGGATGCAAAAAATGACAGCGATCGCGCGGATGTGCTGAACAGCCTTTCGGCCTATATCTATGACACCGACGTGAACGAAGGATTCCGCTATGCTTCCCAGGCCAATCACCTCGCACGCAACGCACACTACGACAACGGTCAAAAGCGGGCGCTCACGCTGATGGGCTATAAGTTTACCGTGTCCGGGCAATTTCAAACCGCCCTTCGTTTTTATAAGCAAGCCCAAAATGTCAATGAGGAAGAGGATAGCCAGTTGGCGTATAGCTTTGTGATGACGGGCAACGTTTACCGCTCCATTGCCCAATACGATTCAGCGCTTCTCCTTTACCAAAGAGCGCTCAACGTGCTCGACAAAAATTCAAACGACGTTTACCTGGCGTATACCTACAAGAGCATGGCCCGGCTGTTTGTTATCCAATGGAAAAATGCAGAGGCGGAAGAGTATTTCAAAAAAGCGATGGAGATCTACGAGCGTCGAAACGATGAACGCGGAAAGGCCGAGGTTTGGTTCGCTTTCGCGGATGTGTATAAGAACCAGAACCGCTATGACCTCGTCAATGAAAATCTTGAAAAAGGATGCGCATTGGCAAACAAAGCGAAAAGTGAATACCTGATGCTCTTTTGCTACAAGAGCCAGGGCGATGTCTTTTATCGCCGGGGTGAATATTTGAAGTCGTTGGAAGTATTGTTCAAGGCATTGGAGATCCTGAAAATAAAAGAGCAGCCACCTTTGCTGGCCTCTGTATACAATCAGTTGGGAGAGATCTATGAAGAATTAGGGCAACACGATGTGGCGTTGAAATATTATCTGGAAGCATTGCGCATCATGGAGCCCAGTGGAGTGAAATACGAAGTGGCAAAACTTTACAGTGAGATCGGGTGGATCTATAAAAACCAATTGAACTATGCACAAGCCCATGCCTACATGGACAAGTCGCTGAAAATGCGCGAGGAGATTCACGACGACCATGGCATCTCCAATAGCTATAATGTGCTGGGTGTATTGTATTACCAAGAAAAGAAATACGACAAAGCCCTGGAGCTCTTGCAAAAGTCGCTGGCCATTCGCGAGCGCATTCACCACGAGGAAGGCGTGTCGGCTTGCATTTTTAATATTGCGCTTGTCTATGAGGCACAGGGGCAATACGACCGTGCCCTGGCCTACCAGTTGCGGGCCTTGGTGATCGATGAGAAGGCAGGGAACAAACAAGGATTGAGCATCTCCTACAACCAGGTGGGCCAGCTCTACGGAAAAGCAGGCCGTTACAAGGAGGCGGAAGAATACCTGGAGAAGGCGCGGGTGCTGGCTACCAGCACCGGGTCAAAGATCCTGCTCATGAACAATCTTTTGTATTTCTCCGTGCTCTTTGAGTCCCGCAAGGACTATAAAAAGGCGCTCGACTATCAAAAGCGCTATCAGCAAATGCACGACTCGGTCTATAGCGAGAGCAATGCCCTGAAACTGGCCGAGATGCAGGCGCTCTACCAAACTGAGCAAAAGAACCAGGAGATCGCGTTCCTCAACCAGCATAAGGAAAATCAGAACAGTAAGATCGAGCTGCAGCGGTCGCACATCGAGCAGCAGAACATCATCATCTTTTCCGGCCTGGCGGGGGTTATCCTGATTTCCATATTGGCGTATAAATCTTATCAGTATGCCACCCGCATCCGCAAGGCAAACTTCGAAATGGTGGAGAAGAAGGAGGAGATCATGGCGCAGTCGGAAGAGTTGATCGAGGCCAATCAAACCATCGCGCAGATCAACCGAACCCTTGAGGGAAAAATCGAGGAGAGAACCTCGGCCTTGCGCCAGGCCTACAAAGAGCTGGACACGTTTTTTTACCGTTCGTCACACGATTTCCGGCGGCCGCTGACCACGTTCATGGGCTTGGCCGAGGTGGCCAAGATCACCGTAAAGGACACCAACGCCCTGGAGCTGTTTGCCAAGGTGAAAGAGACGGCCAGCAACCTCGATAAAATGCTGGTCAAACTGCAATCCATCAGCGATGTGGGCGCACAGCAATTGGTGTATAAGGAGGTCTTTATCAAAGAGATCGTCAACAATGTTTGCGATAGCTTTTCGGAGGAACTTCGCGGCCGGGGCATTCACGTGCAAACCGATGCCGAATTAAAACAATCGTTCTTTTCGTATCCGGCCATGGTAAAGATCATTGTCGAAAACCTCATCGAAAACGCCATCTTCTTTAGTGGCCTGGATCAACCGTTCATCTATGTGCGGGCGTTCGACGAGGGAGGGGAAGTTGTGTTGGAAGTGGAAGACAACGGTCAGGGCATCGAGAAACAATATGAGGAGCGCATTTTTGAAATGTATTTCCGTGGCAACGAGCGGTCAAAGGGCAATGGGCTCGGATTGTATATTGTAAAAAAGGCCGTGGAAAAACTCAATGGCAAGATCGAAGTTCGAAGCGGGTGGGGGCAAGGTTCCGTTTTTCGCGTCACTTTTCCGACCGATCAACAACACGCTGATATTCTCTCCTAGTTGCAAGGATTAGCGGGGAATTCTTTCTAGCTTTAAGAAGCCCATTTTTTAAGCATGCGTAGAGTGTCTGTCTGTGTTGTCTTAGGCTGGTTCATCCCTGTGTTGATCTATGCCCAAACCCCAAGGATAGACAGTCTCCAAAAAGTTCTCGAACAAACGCAAAGCCCCGCACAACGCTGTGATGCCCTGCATGCCCTTGCTGCTGAAAGCTGGGACTATGATTTTGAGAAAGCCTATGGCTACGCCCAGGAAGCATGGGTGCTGGCCCGTCAGAATCAATATGGTAAAGGAGAGGTTCAGGCACTTACCGACATTGGCCTGTATCATTACTTCACGGGTAACTACCCGCAGGCGACAGCGCGCTACCGGGAAGCACTTCGACGTTGTGGCACCCATCGCTACGGCGATTTTCCAGGCTATACCATGACGCGCCTGGCCAACCTCTACAGGGTGCAGGCCCAGTTCGATTCTGCTGACTATTATTACAAACGCGCAATGACAGCGTTGAAGGACCAGCCCGGCCCAGCGCGCTCTTCGGTGTATTATAACCGTGGCTTGATGGCATTGAATCTCTCCGAGTTCGATTCGGCCTTATTGTATTTCCGGCAATCGGCGAAGCTGCGGGGCAAAGACAAGGACATCTCAAATCTCATGGAGTCATGGCAGGGGATCGGTCAGGCTTACAAGGGCAGGACCCTGCTCGATTCGGCGCGGCTGTATTACGATAGCGCCTACAGCATGGCGCTGAAATATAAAAACCCCGAACAGCAGATGTTTTTTCACATCAACACAGGCGAGTTGTTGTTTGCACAAGGCGATTTCAATACAGCCATACGCCACTTTTCCCAGGCATTGGAAATGCTGAAGCGCCATCCTTTCCGGCGATACTATGCGCTGGTGTTAAGCCGCATCGCCCAGGTATATACCGCGCGGGGTGACTACAAGCACGCGATCGAACATTTGCTCGACGCCCTGCGCATACAAGAGAAATTGAATAACAAACAAGAAGTGGGTCGCTTGTACGGCTCCATGGCCTGGGTATACACCAACCAGAAGAACGATTCGTTGGGGAGCGACTATGCCCAACGCTCGCTCAAGATCATGGAGGATATCCACGACCGTGCAGGCATTGCCTACGCACACAACGCACTCGGCTATATACAGTTCACAAGATCCCGCTACCCGGAAGCCCTCCAACATTATGAAATTGCGCTGCAGTTGCGCAAGGAGATCAAATCACCACAGCTCTATTCTTCCACTACCTTTAACATTGCCAGGGTATATGAAAAGGAGGGTAACTATGCCAAGGCACGGGTCTATCTGGTACAGGCCCTGGCGTTGGATAAAGCAAACCGGGATCGCGACGCCCTGATCAGGACCTACAACACACTCGGCGAATTGTCTATCAAAACAAAGCAACAGGCCGACGCCGAGACCTATCTGAAGGAAGGCCGCGCCCTGGCCATAGAACTTGGTGCAGCGCTGGAGTTGAGAAACAATGATAAGCTCTTTGCGGACTATTACCGGTCCAGGGGCGACTATCCGCGAGCCCTGACTTACTACGATAGCTACATGTCACGCAATGATTCGATCTTCACACAGCAGGGCGCAGCCAAGATCGCGGAGATGAGTGCATTCTATGAGCTGGAGAAAAAGGAAAGCGAGATCCAACAACTGAATCAAAAAAATGAATTGAGCCAGAATGAGATCCAGCTTCAAAAAACACAGATCAGCTTGCAGCGGTCGTACCTCACGTTTTCCATTGGAGGGCTGTTGTTGCTGGGGCTCATGGCCTACATGTTCTATCTCAACGCGCAACTGAAGAGCAAGGCCAACAGGGACCTGAAGCGTCTCAACACCGAGATCAAAGAACAAAAGGAAGAAATACAAGCCCAGTCGGAGGAATTGACGGAGGCCAACAGCTCGCTGGTGATGCTCAACAACGAGTTGATCGAAAAAACGGAAGAAGTGCAGGCACAAGCCGAAGAGCTGCGCGAAACCAACGAGATGATCACGGAGATAAACCGTGACCTCGACGATATTGTGACCAAGCGCACCTCCCAGCTACAAGAAGCCTTCAAGGAGTTGGACACGTTCTTCTACCGTTCGTCGCACGACTTCCGGCGTCCGCTCACCACGTTTATGGGCCTGGCCGAAGTGGCCAAGATCACGTTAAAAGATCCCGCCGCTTTGGAGTTGTTTGCCAAAGTGAACGAAACCGCTTTTAGCCTCGACAAAATGCTGATCAAGCTCCAATCCATCAGTGACGTGGGCGCACAACAATTGATCTTTCGCGAAGTGTGGGTGAAGGAAATATTCGACAGCGTCTGCGATTCCTTCCGCGAAGATATTCAAAAGCATCGCATCAAAGTCCGGGCGCAAGTGGACTTGAAGACCCCGTTTATATCCTATCCCATCATGGTGCGCATCATCCTGGAAAACCTGGTGGAGAATGCCATTCATTTTTGCCTGACCGAAGATCCTTATATCTACTTGAGGGCGCGCCAGGAGGGTGAACATCTGATCATGGAACTGGAAGACAACGGCCAAGGCATACCGGCGGCCTATACGGAAAAAGTATTTGATATGTACTTCCGTGCCAATGAGCGATCGAAAGGCAACGGGCTGGGTTTGTACATTGTAAAGAAAGCCGTCGGCAAACTGAACGGCCACCTGGACTTGGTGACGCGGGTAGGGAAGGGGTCGCGTTTCATTATCACTCTTCCTATGAATCGCAGTGCGATCAATAATTATTAGTGCTCCGCCCTGACGTCGAAGCACTAATTATATCACACCAGTTTCGCCGTTTCGGGATCCCAGTTAACAATCTTCTTTTCAAAAACACTTTTGTTACACGCCAGTGCCGGCCCGGCGGCGCGCATGCCGAACAAGGCATCTTCCTTGATGGGCGCTTTCTCTCGGATACCTTTGTAGAAATTCATGTGATGGTCGTAGTTGGCGCTATAACGCTCGGGAGCCT carries:
- a CDS encoding prohibitin family protein, which codes for MNNRKNVVYIVIGVILLIVLMSISSSIFYTIGPSERAIVFYKFGKGLDKDNVIEQGFHTKAPWNDLYVYSVNEMSSDENMDVLDKSGLSIHVDVTVRYNPMPDKIGFIQEKFTKNYVNVLVIPEVRSTVRQVMGRYTAEEIYSTKRAEVETAIRTETEKILQLNFVNAPAVLIRSILLPEQIKGAIENKLQQEQEALAYQFRLDKEKSEAERKRIAAEGESRANNIINNSLTNNLLKMRGIEATLELSKSPNAKVIVIGSGGDGMPLILGNN
- a CDS encoding tetratricopeptide repeat protein produces the protein MVRFFFILLICFLCQATTLRSQPALDSLKRALKDAKNDSDRADVLNSLSAYIYDTDVNEGFRYASQANHLARNAHYDNGQKRALTLMGYKFTVSGQFQTALRFYKQAQNVNEEEDSQLAYSFVMTGNVYRSIAQYDSALLLYQRALNVLDKNSNDVYLAYTYKSMARLFVIQWKNAEAEEYFKKAMEIYERRNDERGKAEVWFAFADVYKNQNRYDLVNENLEKGCALANKAKSEYLMLFCYKSQGDVFYRRGEYLKSLEVLFKALEILKIKEQPPLLASVYNQLGEIYEELGQHDVALKYYLEALRIMEPSGVKYEVAKLYSEIGWIYKNQLNYAQAHAYMDKSLKMREEIHDDHGISNSYNVLGVLYYQEKKYDKALELLQKSLAIRERIHHEEGVSACIFNIALVYEAQGQYDRALAYQLRALVIDEKAGNKQGLSISYNQVGQLYGKAGRYKEAEEYLEKARVLATSTGSKILLMNNLLYFSVLFESRKDYKKALDYQKRYQQMHDSVYSESNALKLAEMQALYQTEQKNQEIAFLNQHKENQNSKIELQRSHIEQQNIIIFSGLAGVILISILAYKSYQYATRIRKANFEMVEKKEEIMAQSEELIEANQTIAQINRTLEGKIEERTSALRQAYKELDTFFYRSSHDFRRPLTTFMGLAEVAKITVKDTNALELFAKVKETASNLDKMLVKLQSISDVGAQQLVYKEVFIKEIVNNVCDSFSEELRGRGIHVQTDAELKQSFFSYPAMVKIIVENLIENAIFFSGLDQPFIYVRAFDEGGEVVLEVEDNGQGIEKQYEERIFEMYFRGNERSKGNGLGLYIVKKAVEKLNGKIEVRSGWGQGSVFRVTFPTDQQHADILS
- a CDS encoding tetratricopeptide repeat protein gives rise to the protein MRRVSVCVVLGWFIPVLIYAQTPRIDSLQKVLEQTQSPAQRCDALHALAAESWDYDFEKAYGYAQEAWVLARQNQYGKGEVQALTDIGLYHYFTGNYPQATARYREALRRCGTHRYGDFPGYTMTRLANLYRVQAQFDSADYYYKRAMTALKDQPGPARSSVYYNRGLMALNLSEFDSALLYFRQSAKLRGKDKDISNLMESWQGIGQAYKGRTLLDSARLYYDSAYSMALKYKNPEQQMFFHINTGELLFAQGDFNTAIRHFSQALEMLKRHPFRRYYALVLSRIAQVYTARGDYKHAIEHLLDALRIQEKLNNKQEVGRLYGSMAWVYTNQKNDSLGSDYAQRSLKIMEDIHDRAGIAYAHNALGYIQFTRSRYPEALQHYEIALQLRKEIKSPQLYSSTTFNIARVYEKEGNYAKARVYLVQALALDKANRDRDALIRTYNTLGELSIKTKQQADAETYLKEGRALAIELGAALELRNNDKLFADYYRSRGDYPRALTYYDSYMSRNDSIFTQQGAAKIAEMSAFYELEKKESEIQQLNQKNELSQNEIQLQKTQISLQRSYLTFSIGGLLLLGLMAYMFYLNAQLKSKANRDLKRLNTEIKEQKEEIQAQSEELTEANSSLVMLNNELIEKTEEVQAQAEELRETNEMITEINRDLDDIVTKRTSQLQEAFKELDTFFYRSSHDFRRPLTTFMGLAEVAKITLKDPAALELFAKVNETAFSLDKMLIKLQSISDVGAQQLIFREVWVKEIFDSVCDSFREDIQKHRIKVRAQVDLKTPFISYPIMVRIILENLVENAIHFCLTEDPYIYLRARQEGEHLIMELEDNGQGIPAAYTEKVFDMYFRANERSKGNGLGLYIVKKAVGKLNGHLDLVTRVGKGSRFIITLPMNRSAINNY